A single window of Jiangella alkaliphila DNA harbors:
- a CDS encoding NUDIX domain-containing protein, which produces MTVTVGRRAARAILIDDRGRLVLIKRSKPGQAPYWTAPGGGVEDTDASVEVALYRELAEELGALATDASQVFLFSSPSDAGVTVQYFFVARLAGLDESARSGPEFSDPSRGTYDLDRVDLLGDDLVAIDLRPAPLKEFILANREALLVRAGVST; this is translated from the coding sequence GTGACGGTGACAGTGGGACGGCGCGCGGCACGGGCGATCCTGATCGATGATCGCGGTCGGTTGGTGTTGATCAAGCGATCGAAGCCGGGGCAGGCACCGTACTGGACCGCGCCGGGTGGCGGCGTCGAGGACACGGACGCCTCGGTGGAGGTGGCGCTGTATCGGGAGCTGGCGGAGGAGTTGGGCGCACTGGCCACGGACGCCTCACAGGTGTTTCTGTTCAGCTCTCCGTCGGATGCCGGGGTCACGGTGCAGTATTTCTTCGTTGCGCGGCTGGCCGGCCTGGACGAGTCGGCCCGTAGCGGTCCGGAGTTCAGCGATCCGTCGCGGGGCACGTACGACCTGGACCGGGTCGACCTTCTCGGAGATGATCTAGTAGCGATCGACTTGAGGCCGGCCCCGTTGAAGGAGTTCATTCTGGCCAACCGGGAAGCGTTGCTGGTCCGGGCTGGCGTGTCCACCTGA
- the tyrS gene encoding tyrosine--tRNA ligase: protein MSRLSESVTRVMHLLEGADLGADYTVAQLLGETTARRSLDLSDLSPLEQAALVEGRANHLIPSAAVLAEKIEAAQAAGRPFVVKYGIDPTSPDVHLGHAVPIIIASRFQRMGHHVVFIIGDVTAKIGDPSGRSSERPSLTDDDIARNLSGYQQQVTPFIDFERADLRFNGEWLNKVTLPELVGVLARVPVSMSLQREDFRTRLAEGHGLSVAEFVYSVVMAWDSVAIDADVELGGVDQLLNLQMCRKVMEISDQAPEVVITTPLIEGTDGTGAKMSKSKGNYVGLTASPDEVYGRLMSIPDHLTEPYLQLLTEWTDAEIRVVTKLLEAGTAHPMAIKRILAGEVVATLHGLDAAAAARAEFTARFSKRSFADTLNLPAVSLKDHAEDTIGALVSHTLDFAPSISAVRRVAQQKGLRLIREWNGGQQPMPLTEAAVQQTLGAIVSEIGALDGADLYLKVGRRVARIDT from the coding sequence ATGAGCCGTTTGAGCGAGTCTGTCACCCGTGTCATGCACCTCCTCGAGGGCGCTGACCTGGGTGCGGACTATACGGTCGCGCAGCTCCTCGGCGAGACAACAGCTAGGCGTTCTCTAGACCTCTCCGACCTCTCGCCCCTTGAGCAGGCCGCGCTGGTCGAGGGTCGCGCGAATCACCTGATTCCCTCGGCCGCGGTGCTCGCCGAGAAGATCGAAGCCGCGCAGGCCGCGGGACGTCCGTTCGTTGTCAAGTACGGCATCGACCCGACCTCGCCCGACGTCCACCTCGGCCACGCGGTGCCGATCATCATCGCCAGCAGGTTCCAGCGGATGGGCCACCACGTGGTTTTCATCATCGGCGACGTCACGGCCAAGATCGGCGACCCGTCCGGACGCTCCTCCGAGCGCCCGTCCCTCACTGACGACGACATCGCGCGCAACCTGAGCGGCTACCAGCAGCAGGTCACGCCGTTCATCGACTTCGAGCGCGCCGACCTGCGTTTCAACGGCGAGTGGCTGAACAAGGTCACACTGCCGGAGCTCGTCGGTGTCCTTGCCCGGGTACCGGTCTCCATGTCGCTCCAGCGCGAGGACTTCCGCACCCGACTCGCCGAGGGTCATGGCCTGTCCGTCGCCGAGTTCGTGTACTCCGTCGTCATGGCGTGGGACTCGGTGGCCATCGACGCCGATGTCGAGCTCGGAGGCGTGGATCAGCTGCTGAACCTCCAGATGTGCCGCAAGGTCATGGAGATCTCGGACCAGGCCCCCGAGGTCGTCATCACCACCCCGCTCATCGAGGGCACCGACGGCACGGGCGCCAAGATGAGCAAGAGCAAGGGTAACTACGTGGGCCTGACAGCCTCGCCAGACGAGGTCTACGGCCGGCTGATGTCCATCCCCGATCACCTGACCGAGCCGTACCTCCAATTGCTCACTGAATGGACGGACGCCGAGATCCGAGTTGTCACCAAGCTCCTGGAGGCAGGCACCGCGCACCCAATGGCAATCAAGCGGATCCTGGCCGGCGAGGTGGTGGCCACTCTCCACGGCCTCGACGCTGCCGCCGCCGCCCGCGCGGAGTTCACGGCGCGCTTCTCCAAGCGCTCCTTCGCGGACACCCTTAACCTCCCCGCAGTCTCCCTGAAGGACCACGCCGAAGACACAATTGGAGCCTTGGTCAGCCACACCTTGGACTTCGCTCCCAGCATCTCCGCGGTGCGTCGTGTGGCCCAGCAGAAGGGCCTCCGCCTGATCCGCGAATGGAACGGAGGCCAGCAACCGATGCCCCTCACGGAGGCCGCTGTTCAGCAAACGCTCGGCGCAATCGTCAGCGAGATCGGCGCGCTGGACGGTGCCGACCTGTATCTCAAGGTGGGTCGTAGGGTCGCCCGCATTGACACCTGA
- a CDS encoding site-specific integrase — MAGRRRFGKIRKLPSGRYQASFIGPNGQRQNAPDTFRTKTDAGQWLARVEADLSRGTWLDQHLGRQTFGEYAESYLDENPDVGRRWAETCRRNMRLHLSKLLDVPLVAITPPVVRSWYADALRGTGGKTSIAQSYRFLRTVMNAAVRDEAITRNPCMIPGAGSVKARERKIATPQQVAELITTITPERYRAAVVLAAWCALRRGEVCGLRREDVDLEKGTVWVRNNHVELLESRVRYDKDPKTEAGKREISVPPHVLVFLVEHAEKWSGPEFFFVGRDGSRMRGNAVYLAFKRARIKVGVDIAFHDLRHTGQSLAAAAGATLADLKKRLGHSSTAAANRYLHALDGRDAEVAKALSDLARRAAIGQDAPEDQAS; from the coding sequence ATGGCCGGCCGTCGCCGGTTCGGCAAGATCCGCAAGCTGCCGTCCGGTCGCTATCAGGCGTCGTTCATCGGCCCGAACGGCCAGCGGCAGAACGCGCCCGACACGTTCCGCACCAAGACCGACGCCGGCCAGTGGTTGGCGCGCGTCGAGGCCGACCTCAGCCGCGGTACCTGGCTGGATCAGCACCTCGGCCGGCAGACGTTCGGCGAGTACGCCGAGAGCTACCTCGACGAGAACCCGGATGTCGGGCGGCGCTGGGCAGAGACGTGCCGGCGGAATATGCGACTGCACCTGAGCAAGCTGCTCGACGTACCGTTGGTCGCGATCACGCCGCCGGTCGTGCGGTCGTGGTACGCGGATGCCCTCCGGGGCACGGGCGGCAAGACCTCAATCGCGCAGTCGTACCGGTTCCTTCGTACGGTCATGAACGCGGCCGTCCGAGATGAGGCGATCACGCGTAACCCGTGCATGATCCCCGGAGCCGGCTCCGTCAAGGCCCGCGAGCGCAAGATCGCCACGCCCCAGCAGGTGGCCGAGCTGATCACCACGATCACTCCGGAGCGCTACCGCGCCGCCGTGGTACTCGCCGCCTGGTGTGCGCTGCGGCGCGGTGAGGTCTGTGGCCTGCGTCGGGAGGACGTCGACTTGGAGAAGGGCACGGTGTGGGTGCGGAACAACCACGTCGAGCTGCTGGAGTCGAGGGTCCGCTACGACAAGGACCCCAAGACCGAGGCTGGCAAGCGTGAGATCTCGGTGCCCCCGCACGTCCTGGTCTTCCTGGTCGAGCACGCCGAGAAGTGGTCTGGCCCTGAGTTCTTCTTCGTCGGCCGCGATGGTTCGCGGATGCGCGGGAACGCCGTGTACCTGGCGTTCAAGCGTGCCCGCATCAAGGTGGGCGTCGACATCGCCTTTCACGACCTGCGCCACACCGGGCAGAGTCTGGCGGCGGCCGCCGGCGCTACGCTCGCGGACCTCAAGAAGCGGCTCGGCCACTCGTCGACGGCGGCGGCCAACCGGTACCTTCACGCTTTGGACGGTCGTGACGCCGAAGTCGCCAAGGCTCTGAGCGACCTTGCTCGACGGGCAGCGATCGGCCAGGATGCCCCGGAGGATCAAGCATCGTGA
- a CDS encoding PQQ-binding-like beta-propeller repeat protein: MPVRNRSSWLLVVSAVIAALTLAPATAATAQTTYPQYTDRGTVPLTATTTSGGETARMPDGTYRTWLAVTGLPAAGVPAYLAEIDPFTRTVVRKLPMENASGAWGVSVADNGDVYVATSVDGDLFRLPWGSADIENLGRPLPDVSFLWEGDTDENGTYYIGTYHGYATGGLPPAHLVSWDPDTRQYRDYGTFGDRYTYVRSVEYVDGQLYVGVGPFTAFYRVDPVTGDKTEIALPPGVSGDKYTYQLDDAGGYLYVLFAGGVEPAVGWVYDVGRQQWSRHGSLGAYAGQSVTSAARNGEVYMVRNGELTAYQPHGGRFRPTGFVGNADLGGLGAAKGIERVVDPATGHEMIVGGQPTGLVFQYDLVTGEGSIGPVDGLTGTPTAPRSLAVGPDDRVYGGGYFSGGLVAWDPDTTEWSVYEFHHQIEGMATHDGILYLGVYPNAEIYAYDPAQPFSDTNPKLVFDLKAYGQERPWTLVSAGDYLAIGTSPKNSETEGALALYDPGSGTHRVFKGIAGPQEISALTYRDGVVYGGSLGCCPSKQDGRVFALDAATGEKLWDTVPMPGEHGVNGLAFDDQGRLFGLTAGKSFELDLTTHQVTRSAEYVAWNWPPTVGFQPRAVNLVFDPHDGFLYGTVASRFVRIDPETLVNTAPGVRAQPSLFATSSTGVGPKYFLQGNNRLVESLWYPEEEGP, encoded by the coding sequence ATGCCTGTACGGAACCGCTCCTCGTGGCTGCTGGTGGTCTCGGCCGTGATCGCCGCGCTCACCCTCGCTCCGGCCACGGCTGCCACCGCGCAGACCACCTATCCGCAGTACACCGACCGCGGCACCGTGCCGCTGACGGCGACCACGACCTCGGGCGGCGAGACGGCCCGCATGCCCGACGGCACGTACCGGACCTGGCTCGCCGTGACGGGCCTGCCCGCCGCCGGCGTGCCCGCGTACCTGGCCGAGATCGACCCGTTCACCCGGACGGTGGTGCGCAAGCTCCCCATGGAGAACGCGTCCGGCGCTTGGGGCGTGTCCGTCGCCGACAACGGTGACGTGTACGTCGCCACCAGCGTCGACGGTGACCTGTTCCGGTTGCCGTGGGGCAGCGCCGACATCGAGAACCTCGGCCGCCCACTCCCCGACGTGAGCTTCCTCTGGGAAGGCGACACCGACGAGAACGGGACGTACTACATCGGCACGTATCACGGGTACGCGACGGGTGGACTGCCGCCGGCGCACCTCGTGAGCTGGGACCCGGACACCCGGCAGTACCGCGACTACGGCACGTTCGGCGACCGGTACACCTACGTCCGGTCGGTCGAGTACGTCGACGGGCAGCTGTACGTCGGGGTCGGGCCGTTCACCGCGTTCTACCGTGTCGACCCGGTGACGGGCGACAAGACGGAGATCGCCCTGCCGCCGGGGGTGTCGGGCGACAAGTACACCTATCAGCTCGACGACGCGGGCGGCTACCTCTACGTGCTGTTCGCCGGTGGCGTGGAACCGGCCGTCGGCTGGGTCTACGACGTCGGACGCCAGCAGTGGAGCCGGCACGGCAGCCTGGGCGCCTACGCGGGCCAGTCCGTGACCAGCGCGGCTCGCAACGGCGAGGTGTACATGGTGCGGAACGGCGAGCTGACGGCGTACCAGCCGCACGGCGGGCGGTTCCGGCCGACCGGGTTCGTCGGCAACGCCGACCTCGGCGGGCTCGGTGCGGCCAAGGGCATCGAGCGGGTGGTCGACCCCGCCACCGGCCACGAGATGATCGTCGGCGGACAGCCCACCGGCCTGGTCTTCCAGTACGACCTCGTGACCGGCGAGGGGTCCATCGGCCCCGTCGACGGGCTGACCGGCACGCCGACCGCTCCTCGGTCGCTCGCCGTCGGGCCGGACGACCGGGTCTACGGAGGCGGCTACTTCTCCGGCGGTCTCGTCGCGTGGGACCCGGACACCACCGAGTGGTCGGTGTACGAGTTCCACCACCAGATCGAGGGCATGGCCACGCACGACGGCATCCTCTATCTGGGCGTGTACCCGAACGCCGAGATCTACGCCTACGACCCCGCCCAGCCGTTCAGCGACACCAACCCGAAGCTGGTGTTCGATCTCAAGGCCTACGGACAGGAACGGCCGTGGACGCTGGTCTCCGCGGGCGACTACCTGGCCATCGGCACGTCGCCGAAGAACAGCGAGACCGAGGGGGCGCTCGCCCTCTACGACCCCGGGAGCGGCACGCATCGCGTCTTCAAGGGGATCGCCGGCCCGCAGGAGATCAGCGCCCTGACCTACCGCGACGGCGTCGTCTACGGCGGTTCGCTGGGCTGCTGCCCGTCGAAACAGGACGGACGGGTGTTCGCGCTCGACGCGGCCACCGGCGAGAAACTCTGGGACACCGTTCCGATGCCCGGTGAACACGGCGTCAACGGGCTCGCGTTCGACGACCAGGGCCGGCTGTTCGGTCTCACCGCCGGCAAGAGCTTCGAGCTCGACCTGACCACCCACCAGGTCACCCGCTCGGCCGAATACGTCGCGTGGAACTGGCCGCCGACGGTCGGATTCCAACCGCGCGCCGTCAACCTCGTCTTCGATCCACACGACGGTTTCCTCTACGGCACCGTCGCGAGCAGGTTCGTGCGCATCGACCCCGAAACTTTGGTCAACACGGCACCAGGCGTCCGCGCCCAGCCCAGCCTCTTCGCCACGTCGTCCACCGGCGTCGGTCCGAAGTACTTCCTCCAAGGCAACAACCGCCTGGTCGAGAGTCTCTGGTACCCCGAGGAGGAAGGTCCGTGA
- a CDS encoding TrmH family RNA methyltransferase produces MSGAKTKPRELRAQRRQSRHGCWDHLIIAPLWVAYDANLGTLLRTCDAIGACLAAPRTRHYRDALQIGDTLRGRRPCVHWVAPSKEAWLDEQRAAGKRIVAVELADGATSLARLAPAREPTVLLLGHEHNGVPDEVLAGVDECVEIPMIGWGASLNVAVAASLVAYRLAGLS; encoded by the coding sequence ATGAGCGGCGCGAAGACCAAGCCCCGCGAGCTACGGGCCCAACGCCGTCAATCCCGGCACGGGTGCTGGGACCACCTCATCATCGCTCCCCTGTGGGTGGCCTACGACGCCAACCTCGGCACCTTGCTACGGACCTGCGACGCGATCGGTGCGTGCCTCGCGGCGCCCCGCACCAGGCACTACCGGGATGCGCTGCAGATCGGTGACACGCTGCGCGGCCGGCGGCCCTGCGTCCACTGGGTCGCACCCAGCAAGGAGGCGTGGCTCGATGAGCAACGCGCGGCGGGCAAGCGCATCGTCGCGGTCGAGCTCGCTGACGGTGCGACATCGCTAGCCCGGCTCGCACCAGCCCGCGAGCCCACCGTGCTCCTGCTCGGCCACGAGCACAACGGCGTGCCCGACGAGGTGCTCGCCGGTGTGGACGAGTGCGTCGAGATCCCCATGATTGGCTGGGGCGCCAGCCTCAACGTCGCTGTGGCGGCCAGCCTCGTCGCCTACCGGCTCGCGGGACTCTCATGA
- a CDS encoding glycosyltransferase family 2 protein: MSGSPRISCVILCHNYGRYLDRAITSCLEQEPGNYSLHEVIVINDGSSDETEEVCLRHKGNIKVIRRNQQGFGQTLTDAFLVSTGDWVTPLDADDWFHPSKLRTCAEAITGETLFIEHWENVVDSNGNLMLKEPHPGGNTSTLAVHHDAALSLLPASNEIFFHALREAGRGVALRDPLTFYRVHPRSMTDRSTPGVSQDYRAEVCIAISDHLRAMRENPPGWATTRQLQKISWHFRTLAFGHRVESALQRKKRLSEMLLIPGMLMGTLRARDPIAAWRRSLSSTVAGRPLVRLTRGEGQQAHS; this comes from the coding sequence GTGAGCGGCTCCCCTCGTATTTCGTGCGTGATCCTGTGCCACAACTACGGCCGCTATCTCGACCGGGCCATAACCAGTTGCCTGGAACAGGAACCCGGAAACTACTCCCTTCATGAAGTGATCGTCATCAACGACGGTTCCAGCGACGAAACCGAAGAGGTGTGCCTGCGCCACAAGGGCAACATCAAGGTCATCCGCAGGAATCAGCAGGGTTTCGGACAAACCCTGACCGACGCTTTTCTCGTCAGCACCGGTGACTGGGTGACTCCGCTCGACGCCGACGACTGGTTCCACCCGTCAAAGCTACGTACCTGCGCCGAGGCGATAACGGGTGAGACGCTGTTCATCGAGCACTGGGAAAACGTGGTCGACTCCAACGGGAACCTGATGTTGAAGGAGCCGCATCCGGGTGGAAACACGAGCACGCTGGCGGTCCACCACGATGCCGCCCTCAGCCTCCTTCCGGCGAGCAACGAGATCTTCTTCCACGCGTTGCGTGAGGCCGGCCGAGGGGTTGCCCTCCGGGACCCGCTGACCTTCTATCGGGTCCATCCCCGCAGCATGACCGATCGCAGTACGCCGGGTGTCTCCCAGGACTATCGGGCTGAAGTGTGCATCGCGATCTCGGATCATCTCCGCGCAATGCGTGAAAATCCTCCCGGCTGGGCCACCACTCGCCAGCTCCAGAAGATCTCCTGGCACTTCCGCACACTCGCTTTCGGCCACCGGGTGGAATCTGCCTTACAGCGGAAGAAGCGCCTCTCCGAGATGCTCCTGATCCCAGGAATGCTCATGGGCACGCTCCGTGCCCGTGACCCAATAGCGGCGTGGCGCCGATCCCTCTCCAGCACGGTCGCGGGACGGCCGCTGGTGCGGCTGACGAGGGGTGAGGGACAACAGGCTCATTCATGA
- a CDS encoding nucleotidyltransferase domain-containing protein: MFFNEPFGGVVPGARGAVLATLLRTGMPLTGRQIHGLVSDDYSLWTVQEALKVLVKLGLVETQTIGRAGVHIINEDHVAVGPLRMLLDPIAVLREAVTAITGSDVSAVILFGSIGRGEAMDDSDVDLAVIAPRGWDKRVELEDSVRARLGNDCDVLVFTRAEFDQLAADGEPVVSDILRDGVALIGAMPRGKRGVV, translated from the coding sequence ATGTTCTTCAATGAGCCGTTCGGCGGGGTCGTCCCAGGCGCTCGCGGTGCGGTGCTGGCGACGCTACTGCGCACCGGCATGCCTCTGACCGGGCGACAGATCCACGGGCTGGTCAGCGACGACTACAGCCTCTGGACGGTCCAGGAGGCGTTGAAGGTACTGGTCAAGCTTGGTCTGGTCGAGACGCAGACGATTGGTCGGGCTGGCGTGCACATCATTAATGAGGACCACGTGGCGGTGGGTCCGTTGCGCATGCTCCTCGACCCGATCGCGGTTCTGCGGGAGGCCGTCACGGCGATCACCGGTTCGGACGTGTCGGCGGTGATCCTGTTCGGGTCGATCGGACGCGGTGAGGCGATGGACGACAGTGACGTCGATCTGGCAGTGATCGCTCCCCGGGGCTGGGACAAGCGTGTCGAGCTCGAGGACAGCGTCCGCGCGCGGCTCGGCAACGACTGCGATGTGCTCGTGTTCACCAGGGCCGAGTTCGACCAGCTTGCCGCCGACGGTGAGCCCGTTGTCAGCGACATCCTCCGTGACGGCGTCGCCCTGATCGGCGCGATGCCGCGGGGCAAGCGCGGAGTGGTCTGA
- a CDS encoding tetratricopeptide repeat protein encodes MGSAPDQLALVAETVADAVTEFTGRGRELAAVRSAAWNAATLITGMAGVGKTELALRSAAPLRSDRAGLSALFVNLRGFEPDGAPPLAPGAVLVSILRLLGERDHRWHADDVDALIGECRQRFAARPYLVVFDNAGDERQVAPLLAATTRARVLVTSRLTMPGVDAGRAVQRIELEPFTEAEALELFRRTAGAARIDGERESALEIVRAHGRLPLSLGITARRIAERTDWTLAELADQLRQRLAGLRLEPDVDASLALSYQGLSVDDQRFLRLLALHPAHLLDAPAAAALAGQDVASAGERLAFLADRHLLQRSGPETYGLHDLVRAQLIAASVDEDRPTDRSAAVARLLDHYRNAALIMIAELGPPDPEMADLPLLTGDPSARPWLSDAARTPAGRVAALAWLDAKAATFVALIQSEHAYEHAKATVALVLVLAPYLRLRADLQVVLDLHLRARDAAERHGDPVVIALTERQIGGTWLRIGDLAAGRQHLTAAADLFAATDHDLGLAQAISSLAIVDAEGGDHRKAVDGFRAAQRIYQRHGLERAVRVVANNLAVAQVHTGELAERLAHFEREIATCLEKSEHDREIIARTNAASFCLQLGRFAEARDHAERGLALCRQLGDRIGEAYLEQNLAEALAASGDVDEAARRLGAAFELAQELGDRGLEVHLHRTAGVADCYRGDLDDAERAFTTARDIAAELSDQLSVAAADEGLAAVACARGDRDTAHDLWTRAGDRYRAASLPEAARVAAHLARLDAGDDCGCRRPDSPLVIDRALTRV; translated from the coding sequence ATGGGTTCGGCGCCGGACCAGCTGGCGCTCGTCGCCGAGACCGTCGCCGACGCGGTGACCGAGTTCACCGGACGCGGACGCGAGCTGGCCGCCGTCAGATCCGCGGCATGGAACGCGGCGACCCTCATCACGGGCATGGCGGGGGTCGGCAAGACCGAGCTGGCCCTCCGGTCGGCCGCTCCGTTGCGGTCGGACCGGGCCGGGCTGAGCGCGCTGTTCGTCAATCTCCGCGGCTTCGAGCCGGACGGCGCTCCACCGCTGGCTCCGGGTGCGGTGCTGGTGAGCATCCTTCGGCTGCTCGGCGAGCGGGATCATCGCTGGCATGCGGACGACGTCGACGCGCTGATCGGGGAGTGCCGGCAGCGGTTCGCGGCCCGGCCGTACCTCGTCGTGTTCGACAACGCCGGCGATGAACGGCAGGTGGCGCCGCTGCTCGCCGCGACGACGCGCGCGCGGGTGCTGGTGACGAGCCGGCTGACCATGCCCGGCGTCGACGCCGGCCGGGCCGTACAGCGGATCGAGCTCGAGCCGTTCACCGAGGCCGAAGCCCTGGAGCTGTTCCGGCGGACGGCCGGCGCCGCGCGGATCGACGGCGAGCGCGAGTCGGCGCTGGAGATCGTCCGGGCGCACGGGCGGTTGCCGCTGTCGCTGGGCATCACCGCCCGGCGCATCGCCGAGCGCACCGACTGGACGCTCGCCGAGCTGGCCGATCAGCTGCGGCAGCGGCTCGCGGGACTGCGGCTGGAACCGGACGTCGACGCGTCGCTGGCGCTGTCCTACCAGGGGCTGTCCGTTGACGATCAGCGGTTCCTGCGCCTGCTCGCCCTGCATCCGGCCCATCTGCTCGACGCGCCGGCGGCTGCGGCGCTGGCGGGTCAGGACGTCGCCTCGGCCGGCGAGCGACTGGCCTTCCTCGCCGACCGTCATCTGCTGCAGCGCAGTGGTCCGGAGACCTACGGCCTGCACGACCTCGTCCGGGCCCAGCTCATCGCCGCGTCCGTCGACGAGGACCGGCCCACGGACCGGTCGGCGGCCGTGGCGCGGCTCCTCGATCACTACCGGAACGCGGCTCTCATCATGATCGCCGAACTCGGCCCACCCGATCCCGAGATGGCCGATCTGCCGCTGCTCACGGGCGACCCGTCCGCTCGCCCATGGCTGTCCGACGCTGCCCGGACGCCGGCCGGCCGCGTCGCCGCCCTGGCATGGTTGGACGCCAAGGCTGCCACGTTCGTCGCGCTGATCCAGAGCGAGCACGCTTACGAGCACGCCAAGGCGACGGTGGCGCTGGTCCTGGTGCTCGCGCCGTATCTGCGGCTGCGGGCGGACCTTCAAGTCGTGCTCGACCTGCACCTGCGTGCGCGCGATGCCGCTGAGCGGCACGGCGACCCCGTCGTGATCGCGTTGACCGAGCGGCAGATCGGCGGGACCTGGCTGCGGATCGGTGACCTCGCCGCCGGCCGTCAGCACCTCACCGCGGCGGCCGACCTGTTCGCCGCGACCGATCACGACCTCGGGCTGGCCCAGGCGATCAGCTCGCTGGCGATCGTCGACGCCGAGGGCGGAGATCATCGCAAGGCGGTCGACGGGTTCCGTGCGGCCCAGCGGATCTATCAGCGCCACGGTCTGGAGCGCGCGGTGCGGGTCGTCGCGAACAACCTGGCGGTGGCCCAGGTCCACACCGGTGAGCTGGCCGAACGTCTCGCACATTTCGAGCGCGAGATCGCCACCTGCCTCGAGAAGAGCGAGCACGACCGGGAGATCATCGCCCGCACCAACGCGGCATCGTTCTGCCTGCAGCTCGGCCGATTCGCCGAAGCCCGCGACCACGCCGAGCGCGGCCTGGCGTTGTGCCGGCAGCTCGGCGATCGGATCGGCGAGGCCTACCTCGAGCAGAACCTGGCGGAGGCGCTTGCGGCCTCCGGCGACGTCGACGAAGCCGCCCGTCGGCTTGGGGCCGCGTTCGAGCTCGCGCAGGAGCTCGGCGACCGCGGGCTGGAGGTGCACCTGCACCGGACGGCCGGCGTGGCCGACTGCTACCGCGGCGATCTCGACGACGCCGAACGGGCGTTCACGACCGCCCGGGACATCGCCGCGGAGCTGTCCGACCAGCTCAGCGTCGCCGCCGCCGACGAAGGGCTCGCCGCCGTCGCGTGCGCCCGCGGCGACCGCGACACTGCCCACGACCTGTGGACGCGCGCCGGTGACCGGTACCGGGCCGCCTCGCTGCCCGAGGCCGCGCGGGTCGCCGCCCACCTCGCCCGTCTCGACGCCGGCGACGACTGCGGCTGCCGGCGACCCGACAGCCCACTCGTCATCGATCGAGCCCTGACCCGAGTGTGA